One Mycobacteroides salmoniphilum DNA segment encodes these proteins:
- a CDS encoding cytochrome P450, with the protein MSIDVSHTVVPRYIPGAADNWTNPWPMYTALRDHDPVHHVVPEHAPDDDYYVLTRHADVYEAARDWETFSSARGLTVMYGDLEKTGMGDNPPMVMQDPPTHTNFRKLVSRGFTPRQVTAVEPKVREFVVERLERLKDRGEGDIVVELFKPLPSMVVAHYLGVPEEDRAQFDIWTDGIVAAAAGGAIDIEAMQGEVAQTIGELMMYFTGLIERRRAEPEDDTVSHLVAAGVGADGDISGTLQILGFAFTMVTGGNDTTTGMLGGAIQLLHQNPDQRQKLIDDPALIPGAVEEFLRLTSPVQGLARTATRDVTFGDTTIPAGRRALLLYGSANRDEREYGNDAGELNVLRNPGKLLTFSHGNHHCLGAAAARMQSRVALEELLSRIPDFEVDLDGVTWAGGSYVRRPLTVPLRVR; encoded by the coding sequence ATGTCGATCGATGTGTCTCACACAGTTGTGCCGCGCTACATCCCCGGAGCCGCCGACAACTGGACCAATCCCTGGCCGATGTACACGGCGCTTCGTGATCACGACCCGGTGCATCACGTGGTGCCCGAGCACGCCCCGGACGACGACTACTACGTGCTCACCCGGCATGCCGATGTCTATGAAGCGGCTCGCGACTGGGAGACGTTCTCGTCGGCTCGGGGTCTGACCGTCATGTACGGCGATCTGGAGAAGACCGGCATGGGCGACAACCCGCCCATGGTCATGCAGGACCCGCCCACGCACACGAACTTCCGCAAGCTCGTCTCCCGTGGTTTCACACCGCGTCAGGTCACCGCCGTGGAGCCCAAGGTGCGCGAGTTCGTGGTGGAGCGCCTGGAGCGCCTCAAGGACCGGGGCGAGGGCGATATCGTCGTCGAGCTGTTCAAGCCGCTGCCCTCGATGGTCGTCGCGCACTATCTCGGGGTGCCCGAAGAGGATCGTGCCCAGTTCGACATCTGGACCGACGGCATCGTCGCGGCAGCAGCCGGTGGCGCCATCGACATCGAGGCCATGCAGGGTGAGGTCGCTCAGACCATTGGTGAACTGATGATGTACTTCACCGGACTCATCGAGCGGCGGCGTGCCGAACCCGAAGATGACACCGTCTCGCACCTGGTTGCCGCCGGAGTGGGAGCCGACGGCGACATCAGCGGAACACTCCAGATCCTCGGATTCGCGTTCACCATGGTGACCGGTGGCAACGACACGACCACCGGAATGCTGGGCGGTGCAATACAACTGCTGCACCAGAACCCCGATCAACGCCAGAAACTGATCGACGACCCTGCGCTCATCCCGGGAGCCGTGGAAGAGTTCCTGCGCCTGACGTCTCCGGTGCAGGGTCTGGCGCGAACCGCGACCCGCGACGTAACCTTCGGCGACACCACCATTCCGGCGGGGCGACGCGCGCTGCTGCTCTACGGCAGCGCCAACCGGGACGAGCGCGAATACGGCAATGATGCAGGCGAATTGAATGTACTCCGGAACCCGGGCAAGCTACTCACCTTCAGCCACGGGAATCACCACTGCCTGGGAGCCGCCGCGGCACGCATGCAGTCACGGGTGGCTCTCGAGGAACTGCTCAGCCGCATACCGGATTTCGAGGTTGACCTCGACGGTGTCACCTGGGCGGGCGGCTCGTATGTGCGAAGGCCCCTGACGGTACCCCTCCGCGTGCGATGA
- a CDS encoding FAD-binding oxidoreductase, with protein MSQTALNELATTLGEGAVITDPDITASYRQDRAFDPDAGTPLAVVRPSSTEEVSATLKWASAHHIPVVPRGAGTGLSGGSTAQDGAIVLSTERMRAISIDTTTRVAIAQPGALNAEVKAKAAEHGLWYPPDPSSFEICSIGGNIATNAGGLCCVKYGVTTDYVLGMHIVLADGTILRLGGPLLKDVAGLSLTKLFVGSEGTLGVITEVTLRLLPPQPPPCTVVATFNSVTEAADAVLAITAQIRPSMLEFMDSVAINAVEDKLRMGLDREAAAMLVARSDERGKTSAEDAELIAQIFTDHHAAEVFSTDDQEEGEAFVAARRFAIPAVEAKGPLLLEDVGVPLPKLAELVEGVEAIAAQHRLLISVIAHAGDGNTHPLIVHDPTDPDESQRAHAAFGEIMNLAISLGGTITGEHGVGRLKKPWLGGQVGPEVLEVNRRIKQALDPEGILNPGTLV; from the coding sequence ATGAGCCAGACCGCCCTCAACGAGCTCGCGACCACCCTCGGCGAGGGCGCGGTCATCACCGACCCCGATATCACCGCCTCCTATCGACAGGACCGCGCCTTCGACCCGGACGCCGGAACACCCCTGGCGGTGGTGCGTCCGAGCAGCACGGAAGAGGTTTCCGCAACCCTGAAATGGGCCAGCGCGCATCACATCCCCGTCGTCCCCCGCGGCGCGGGCACCGGACTGTCCGGTGGTTCCACCGCCCAGGACGGCGCCATCGTGCTGTCGACCGAACGAATGCGCGCCATCTCCATCGACACCACCACCCGTGTGGCGATCGCCCAGCCCGGGGCGCTCAATGCGGAAGTCAAGGCCAAAGCCGCCGAACACGGCCTGTGGTACCCGCCGGACCCGTCGTCCTTCGAGATCTGCAGCATCGGCGGCAATATCGCGACCAACGCCGGCGGACTGTGTTGCGTCAAGTACGGAGTCACCACCGATTACGTGCTGGGGATGCATATCGTCCTGGCCGACGGCACCATCCTGAGGCTGGGTGGACCACTCCTGAAAGATGTTGCCGGACTGAGTCTTACTAAGCTATTTGTCGGCAGCGAGGGCACGCTCGGCGTGATTACCGAGGTCACTCTGCGGCTACTGCCCCCACAACCGCCGCCGTGCACCGTGGTGGCGACCTTCAACTCGGTCACCGAGGCGGCCGATGCGGTGCTCGCGATCACCGCGCAGATCCGGCCCTCGATGCTCGAGTTCATGGATTCGGTGGCGATCAACGCGGTCGAGGACAAACTGAGAATGGGGCTGGACCGCGAGGCCGCCGCCATGCTCGTCGCCCGCTCGGATGAACGCGGTAAGACCTCCGCGGAGGATGCCGAGCTCATCGCGCAGATCTTCACCGATCACCATGCCGCCGAGGTCTTTTCCACCGACGACCAGGAAGAGGGCGAGGCATTCGTCGCGGCACGAAGGTTCGCGATCCCCGCCGTGGAGGCAAAGGGCCCACTGCTGCTCGAAGACGTGGGCGTCCCACTGCCGAAGCTGGCCGAGCTGGTGGAGGGCGTGGAAGCCATTGCCGCACAACACCGATTGCTCATCTCGGTGATCGCGCACGCCGGTGACGGCAACACCCATCCCCTGATCGTGCATGACCCCACCGACCCGGACGAATCGCAGCGTGCCCACGCCGCATTCGGCGAGATCATGAACCTGGCGATCTCACTGGGCGGCACCATCACCGGCGAACACGGCGTGGGACGGCTCAAGAAGCCATGGCTGGGCGGTCAGGTCGGCCCGGAGGTGCTGGAGGTCAACCGCCGGATCAAGCAGGCCCTCGACCCCGAGGGCATCCTCAATCCCGGCACGCTCGTCTAG
- a CDS encoding mycofactocin-coupled SDR family oxidoreductase: MAGFEGKIALITGGARGMGRSHALALAEAGADIAICDRCENSDVVGYPLATEDDLAETVAMVEKTGRQCISAKVDVKDRAALEAFVAETEDSLGGIDIAITNAGISTIALLPEVESAQWDEVIGTNLTGTFNTIAAVAPGMITRNYGRIITVSSMLGHSATWAQASYVSSKWGVIGLTKVAAHDLVGYGITVNAVAPGNIETPMTQNDFVFGMMRPDLEKPTLKDVESVFASLHLQYAPFLKPEEVTRAVLFLAHEASSHITGTVLPIDAGATARMI, encoded by the coding sequence GTGGCTGGCTTCGAGGGAAAAATTGCACTGATCACCGGCGGCGCACGCGGCATGGGCCGTTCGCACGCCCTGGCGCTCGCCGAGGCCGGCGCCGATATCGCGATCTGTGATCGCTGCGAGAACAGTGACGTCGTCGGGTATCCACTGGCTACCGAGGACGACCTCGCCGAGACGGTCGCCATGGTGGAAAAGACCGGACGCCAGTGCATCTCGGCCAAGGTCGATGTGAAGGATCGTGCCGCGCTGGAGGCGTTTGTCGCCGAGACCGAGGACTCACTCGGCGGAATCGACATCGCCATCACCAACGCCGGTATCAGCACCATCGCACTGCTGCCCGAGGTTGAGTCCGCGCAGTGGGACGAGGTTATCGGCACCAATCTCACCGGCACCTTCAACACCATTGCGGCCGTGGCACCCGGCATGATCACGCGGAACTACGGCCGCATCATCACGGTCTCCTCAATGCTCGGGCACAGCGCGACATGGGCCCAGGCCTCCTATGTCTCGTCCAAGTGGGGTGTCATCGGGCTGACCAAGGTCGCCGCACATGACCTCGTCGGCTACGGCATCACGGTCAACGCCGTCGCACCGGGCAACATCGAAACCCCGATGACACAAAACGATTTCGTCTTCGGCATGATGCGCCCCGATCTGGAGAAGCCGACGCTCAAGGACGTCGAATCCGTCTTCGCGTCGTTGCACCTGCAGTACGCGCCCTTCCTCAAACCCGAAGAAGTCACCCGTGCCGTGTTGTTCCTGGCCCACGAGGCCAGCTCACACATCACCGGCACGGTGCTGCCGATCGACGCCGGCGCGACAGCACGGATGATATGA
- a CDS encoding MFS transporter — MSTPTADSPTIDQVNRRPVFLLLFASVVAAIGNGVSIVALPWLVLLRTGSAADAAIVAAAGTLPLVFSTLISGTAVDFFGRRKMSIISDVLSLLSVSAIPILAMTTGLSVPLLAALAAVGAIFDPAGITARESMLPAAAKAAGWSLDRMNSMYEAAFNVAYIVGPGLGGLLIASIGGVNTMWATASTFVVSIVAISFLTVEGGGKPAAETKPTGVISGVVEGLKFVWNVKILRTLALIDMAITALYLPIESVLLPKHFSDAGTPQQLGWILMAISAGGLLGALGYATMVRHVQRRTIMLCATFTAGITTLGMSLLPPIAVLLVLGACLGFIYGPVAPIANYVMQTRSPEHLRGRVVGVMTSTAYCAGPLGFMLAGPIADTFGVASTLTIIGVPMLLIAVASTRMPVLRELDRDELQPHKDPTR, encoded by the coding sequence ATGTCCACTCCGACGGCGGATTCGCCGACAATCGATCAGGTGAATCGCCGGCCGGTCTTCCTGCTGCTCTTCGCGTCCGTTGTGGCCGCCATCGGCAATGGTGTGTCGATCGTCGCGCTCCCCTGGCTGGTACTGCTGCGCACCGGCTCTGCGGCGGATGCGGCGATCGTTGCCGCCGCCGGCACCCTGCCGTTGGTCTTCTCCACCCTGATCTCGGGAACCGCGGTCGACTTCTTCGGACGCCGCAAGATGTCGATCATCTCCGATGTCCTGTCACTGTTATCCGTCTCGGCCATACCGATTCTGGCCATGACCACCGGGCTCAGCGTGCCGCTACTCGCAGCCCTTGCTGCAGTCGGCGCCATCTTCGACCCCGCCGGAATCACCGCACGTGAATCGATGCTGCCCGCCGCCGCGAAAGCTGCCGGCTGGTCGCTGGACCGGATGAACAGCATGTACGAGGCGGCATTCAACGTCGCCTACATCGTGGGCCCCGGTCTGGGCGGTCTGCTGATCGCCTCGATCGGCGGCGTCAACACCATGTGGGCCACTGCGTCGACCTTCGTCGTGTCCATCGTGGCAATCTCCTTCCTCACGGTCGAAGGTGGCGGGAAACCGGCCGCTGAAACCAAGCCGACCGGCGTCATCAGCGGTGTGGTCGAGGGATTGAAATTCGTCTGGAACGTCAAGATTCTGCGCACACTGGCGCTCATCGACATGGCGATCACGGCGCTGTATCTGCCGATCGAAAGTGTGCTGCTGCCCAAGCACTTCAGCGACGCCGGCACACCCCAGCAGCTCGGCTGGATACTCATGGCGATCTCCGCCGGCGGGCTGCTCGGCGCCCTCGGGTACGCGACCATGGTGCGCCACGTCCAACGCCGCACCATCATGCTGTGCGCCACCTTCACCGCCGGCATCACCACCCTGGGCATGTCGCTCCTCCCGCCGATTGCGGTACTGCTGGTGCTCGGAGCCTGCCTGGGCTTTATCTACGGACCCGTGGCACCGATTGCCAACTATGTGATGCAGACCCGCTCCCCCGAGCACTTGCGCGGACGGGTGGTGGGTGTCATGACGTCCACCGCGTACTGCGCCGGGCCGCTCGGGTTCATGCTCGCCGGCCCCATCGCCGACACGTTCGGCGTCGCCTCGACCCTGACCATCATCGGCGTGCCCATGCTCCTCATCGCTGTGGCCAGCACTCGGATGCCCGTCTTGCGAGAGTTGGACCGGGACGAACTGCAGCCCCACAAGGATCCCACTCGGTAG
- a CDS encoding HIT family protein produces the protein MSCVFCAIVAGESPSFRVYEDEATLAFLDIRPITRGHTLVIPKTHAQDLTDLKPDDAAAIMTVGQRIANAIRSSELQSDGTNLALNDGRVAFQTVMHAHLHVVPRRGGDKLAFAKGFMIRRDPDLESTARIVREAVQAN, from the coding sequence ATGTCGTGTGTCTTCTGCGCCATTGTCGCCGGTGAGTCGCCATCCTTCCGCGTATATGAGGACGAGGCGACTCTCGCCTTCCTCGATATCCGACCGATCACCCGCGGGCACACGCTGGTGATCCCAAAGACCCATGCACAGGACCTCACGGATCTAAAGCCCGATGACGCCGCCGCCATCATGACCGTGGGCCAGCGAATCGCTAACGCCATCCGAAGCTCGGAGCTACAGAGCGACGGCACCAACCTGGCCCTCAATGACGGCCGCGTCGCGTTCCAGACGGTCATGCACGCGCACCTGCACGTGGTGCCACGACGCGGAGGCGACAAACTTGCCTTCGCAAAGGGATTCATGATCCGTCGAGATCCCGACCTGGAATCCACCGCCCGCATCGTTCGCGAGGCAGTGCAAGCCAACTAA
- a CDS encoding HNH endonuclease signature motif containing protein produces the protein MSSVEVLEAAIDAVCSDAVDGLNNPELLSVLARLEVTQRRLMSVSHRGIAQLVQRGTPVELGGTSYADVIARRLHIGKGAARRRIADAEQLAPRRALTSEVLAPQLPNVAAALSRGDIGDEHVRIIRTFFDRLPVVVDAPTRQGAEQQLAQMAVRFGPEALRIGADRMMALLNPDGEFCDVDRARRRGVTIGQQGFDGMSPISGLLDPETRAYLDAVFAKLAAPGMCNPVDQSPLVDGEPNPEAAEHDHRSGAQRHHDALRTCLRATLASGQLGSHHGLPVTVVVTTTLAELEGAAGIAVTGAGTRLPVRDVIRMAAHAHHYLTIFDDDGRPLYLGRSKRIASADQRIVLHAQDRGCTHPDCHVPGYLCEVHHITEWADGGPTDIDNLTFACGPHHRLLNHGWTTQKHQDGTTEWIPPPQLGLGEVMTNTDRQPDTLYSPLL, from the coding sequence ATGAGTTCGGTCGAGGTGTTGGAGGCGGCGATTGATGCCGTGTGCTCGGACGCCGTCGACGGATTGAACAACCCTGAACTGCTATCGGTGCTGGCTCGTCTTGAGGTGACTCAACGCAGGCTCATGTCCGTTTCCCATCGTGGGATTGCGCAGCTGGTGCAGCGCGGCACGCCGGTGGAGTTGGGTGGCACTTCTTATGCGGATGTGATTGCGCGGCGGTTGCATATCGGTAAGGGGGCGGCCCGGCGCCGGATCGCCGATGCCGAGCAGTTGGCGCCGCGGCGGGCGTTGACCAGTGAGGTGCTGGCACCGCAGCTGCCGAATGTCGCCGCCGCGCTATCTCGCGGCGATATCGGGGACGAGCATGTGCGGATCATCCGCACATTCTTTGATCGGCTGCCGGTGGTGGTGGATGCACCGACCCGCCAGGGCGCCGAACAACAACTAGCCCAGATGGCCGTCCGGTTTGGGCCCGAGGCACTGCGTATCGGTGCCGACCGCATGATGGCCCTGTTGAACCCGGATGGTGAGTTCTGCGATGTGGATCGGGCGCGGCGGCGCGGAGTCACGATCGGGCAGCAGGGCTTTGACGGCATGTCACCCATCAGCGGCCTACTGGATCCGGAGACGCGCGCCTATCTGGATGCAGTGTTCGCCAAACTAGCTGCACCCGGCATGTGCAACCCGGTCGACCAGAGCCCTCTCGTGGACGGGGAGCCCAACCCGGAAGCCGCCGAACACGACCACCGCTCGGGTGCCCAACGCCACCACGACGCACTACGTACCTGCCTGCGCGCCACCCTGGCCTCCGGGCAGCTCGGCTCACACCACGGTTTACCGGTCACCGTCGTGGTCACCACCACCCTGGCCGAGCTCGAAGGCGCCGCGGGCATAGCGGTCACCGGCGCCGGCACCAGGCTGCCGGTGCGTGATGTGATCCGCATGGCCGCCCACGCCCACCACTACCTGACGATTTTCGATGATGACGGCCGACCGTTGTATCTGGGACGTTCTAAACGCATCGCATCGGCAGATCAGCGGATTGTGTTGCACGCCCAAGACCGCGGCTGCACCCACCCCGACTGCCACGTGCCCGGATACCTGTGCGAAGTCCACCACATCACCGAATGGGCCGATGGTGGCCCCACCGACATCGACAACCTCACCTTCGCCTGCGGCCCCCACCACCGCCTCCTCAACCACGGCTGGACCACCCAAAAACACCAAGACGGCACCACCGAATGGATACCCCCACCACAGCTGGGCCTGGGTGAGGTAATGACCAATACGGACCGCCAGCCGGACACGCTTTATTCTCCTTTGCTGTAA
- a CDS encoding mechanosensitive ion channel family protein has protein sequence MGTLGVVSDLAIQLSESGRDWLIHRPVDIAIYVVLALVVRYVFHRAIDRLVQGAKRTDQSESRRRWSLFTRRAPDTAENAALDEAERRPSVVRTLRGRAQDPARDARRRKRRAQRAQTLGSVLKSAVSFLVLVWVILQSLAILGVNVAPFIASAGIVGVALGFGAQNLVRDFITGIFMLFEDQYGVGDVVDVGDAVGTVESVGLRITTVRDLHGTLWYVRNGGIARVGNFSQDYAVAFLQLPVSYSADVDLACKVALEAAQQAVADDALRQEVLGAPEMLGVDAITTDAISLRLTVAVRANAQWAVERELRRRILVAFDENGIRPLYLDGLLRADAEILEKSDR, from the coding sequence ATGGGTACCCTCGGGGTGGTGTCAGACCTAGCAATCCAATTGTCCGAGTCCGGCCGGGATTGGCTGATCCACAGGCCGGTCGACATCGCGATCTACGTCGTTCTGGCGCTGGTGGTGCGGTACGTATTTCACCGGGCGATCGATCGGCTGGTTCAAGGCGCCAAGCGGACGGATCAGTCGGAGAGCCGCCGCCGATGGTCGCTCTTCACGCGCCGCGCACCGGATACGGCGGAGAACGCAGCTCTCGACGAGGCCGAGCGGCGGCCCTCGGTCGTGCGCACACTGCGGGGACGCGCTCAGGACCCGGCCCGTGACGCGCGGCGGCGCAAACGCCGAGCACAGCGTGCGCAGACCCTTGGCTCCGTTCTCAAGTCGGCCGTCTCGTTTCTCGTGCTCGTCTGGGTGATCCTGCAGTCGCTTGCGATCCTGGGAGTGAACGTGGCTCCCTTTATCGCATCTGCGGGGATCGTCGGTGTCGCGCTCGGTTTTGGCGCGCAAAACCTGGTGCGGGACTTCATCACCGGAATATTCATGTTGTTCGAGGACCAGTACGGCGTCGGTGACGTGGTGGACGTCGGTGACGCGGTAGGCACCGTGGAGAGCGTTGGTCTGCGCATCACCACGGTGCGCGACCTGCACGGCACCCTCTGGTACGTGCGCAATGGTGGGATCGCGCGCGTCGGTAATTTCAGTCAGGACTATGCGGTGGCCTTCCTGCAGCTGCCCGTGTCTTACAGCGCCGATGTCGACCTGGCCTGCAAGGTGGCGCTCGAGGCTGCTCAGCAGGCAGTTGCCGACGATGCGCTCCGGCAGGAAGTTCTAGGAGCTCCGGAGATGCTGGGGGTGGATGCAATCACCACCGATGCGATCAGTCTGCGATTGACGGTTGCCGTCCGCGCCAATGCGCAGTGGGCGGTGGAGCGCGAGTTGCGGCGCCGGATTCTCGTCGCGTTCGACGAGAACGGTATCCGCCCGCTCTATCTCGACGGGTTACTGCGTGCAGATGCCGAGATTCTGGAGAAGTCGGACCGCTGA